caaaaaaagaaaaaaacaacaaccttgCAGGCTCTCCGGCACAGATCTGCAAGACTGAACTTGGTGCACATCGCAATGATGATTTTGGAAGCATATTATTTGGTTAGATAAATCCAGGATAAACAATTCCTGGAGAAATTGCATTGTAATTGCTGAAAGTTGCTGCAGCCCTTCTGCACACACATCCAGCAACAGGCTGGGATCAGAACAAACCGTTCAACCCTGTGGTTAGTGGACAATCTTACCTTACCACCTGAGCCATGGCAGCCACAAAGATATTCACCAGAGTTCTTCATGTTTAACTTACTCTGAGTTTGCTGCACAGAgtgccattaaaagaaaaacacataagaTGCTTAAGGCATACTAATATTGATCAGTCATTTAAACTGCATAAACCTgaaaaagcaaagacaaaaaactaCAATGCACTGCTATCCTGCAGGTCTCACTCTCCATCCTAAGTGCGTTCCCAACAGATAAGCACAGCACTTTTCGCTGAGTAATATTTAACTGACACGTCAAACCCTTTTGTTAAACGTGAAAGCCTTTTCTAACCCATTCATCTCCGACATACTACCACTGTTATCACTGCTGTCTTCATACAATGTTACCTTACCTGAACAGGTCTGAAAGATCCAGTGACTCGCCAAACTCTGCTATCACATCCTTTGACTCTCAGGGATTCTTCGTAGGTTTAGTAGTGACACTAAACAACAAAAATCCACCAAACAAAATCACCAAAAACATTGAAAGACTGATGTGGTGGGAACCAAACTCGGAAATCTTTGCACCCTAAAGTGACACTTTGATGCCACATGCGCTTTTCAAAGAGCTGTCAAGGTGCCTCACTCTTTAACTTTACAGCTTCACATTTTGTTGAAGAACCTGCATTTGTCTAAAGAAAAATCACATTCTGTCTGCTTATTGTGGTTACTTTGTAGAAAGATGCTGGAAAATTGCTGCCTACCCTAGCTTCAAATTTAGACAAAACCTAGTAACATTCATTTCATCCTGTCACTGGCAACTGGTAATAACAGGATTATGCTAGAACTCACTGATACTGATATAAATATtacagaaaaagtataaaatgtaAATCTTGGTAGTCAAACATGTAGTGACTTTTGATAACATATAAGAGTAAACATTCTGCTGTTTAACTGAGGAAATGACTGTAAACTTGTGCAATTTTGAATCAGGATATTGCACATATTCCATACCCTTGCTATTTTTGCCCTTGCTCAGGATGTATAAGTCTATTTTACATAGTCTCAAAATTATTGAGTTTCTTAGTTAAGCTTgcagtaaatattttttttcttgctgtatTTCAGAGCACATGGAGCAGCTACATGAGCTGGATGACGGAGGACCCATGCCCATTCGTTTTATGTTTAACCTCAGCAGCATCCCAGAGGACGAGCTTCTGTCTTCCGCAGAACTGAGGCTCTACCGTCATCAGATTGATGAGGCCATTGCTGATGCCATCTCAGACGACCAGGCACTTCACCGAATAAATGTGTACGAGGTGCTCAAAGCCCCCCGACCCGGGCAGCTTATCACACAGCTCCTGGATACGCGGCTCGTGTGCCACAACTCGTCGCGCTGGGAGAGCTTTGACGTCAGCCCCGCTGTGCTGCGCTGGACTCGTGAGCGCCTTCCCAATTACGGGCTGGCTGTGGAGGTTCTGCACCTCAACCAGACTCCACGCCACCAGGGCCAACATGTTCGCATAAGCCGCTCGCTACACCAAGAGCCCGGTGAAGACTGGGAGCAGCTACGCCCCCTCCTGGTAACCTTTGGTCACGACGGAAAGGGTCATCCGCTGACTCGCCGGACCAAGCGCAGCCCGAGACAGCGGGGCCGTAAACGCAACCGCAACTGCCGGCGCCATGCGCTGTACGTGGACTTCAGCGATGTAGGCTGGAATGACTGGATAGTGGCGCCTCCTGGTTACCAGGCCTATTACTGCCACGGGGAATGCCCCTTTCCTCTGGCAGATCATCTGAATTCAACCAACCACGCCATTGTTCAGACACTGGTGAACTCTGTGAACAACAATATTCCCAAGGCCTGCTGTGTGCCAACAGAGCTCAGCGCGATCTCCATGCTCTACCTAGATGAACATGACAAGGTGGTCCTTAAAAACTACCAGGAAATGGTAGTGGAGGGCTGCGGCTGCCGCTAACGCACAGACGTACTAAAGTGTGGGCTTGGACTGCGGCACTGAAAAAAGCAACACGGGCGCTAACAAATCGGAAGGTCTTTACTCCCAAAAATGTTCACTTGGACCCttatttataacttttatgAGGTGTATGTTTgtctcactttttttctttgactaTATCATATATTttgacaaaatatatatttatatctacatattaaaaataaataaataaaaataaatccttattttaaacataaaaaagctGTACAACTTTTCATAATGTACATTAGATTGTataaggtttttttgtttttgttttgttttgttgaaaaatagtaaaaactctaaaaagtaaagtttatttactGGTAATATTTATTGCTTTCATATtatatatagaaaaaaaaataaaaatatgaattgcTTCCAGTAACACATACAGTAATATCAAATGATGCATCCTTTGTGTATTTGCATAAATTAGAGCACTGAGTGAATTTGTTACAATGGTGAATTGTATTGGCTTTAATTAAGAAGTTCGACATCAATCTGATTATTTTGAAAAGGCCCTTAAAACAAAATCATAAAGGTAAAAACATCATTGTAAAGTATATGTAATAGAAACAAAAAGGAGTTAATAAAAACTACAATCTGACCTTAAATCTCCCATTACTTTTGTAATTTGGATTTAAACATGAGGCTGAAATTTCTCCCCGTGGCACGTTAATTGCGGTGTAAGCACATTTTACTAAAACAAAAGAGACGAGCACAGAAATCtctctgttttgtctttgccAAATAAAAGAATGTTTGGCTTGTTATCTGCTATCTCGCCAGCTTTCAATGGATTGCAGCTCATCAAAGGAAGAGCAGAAACCAGCAGAAAAACTGCTTCTGCatctttttaaaacaatataggaagttttttgttgttgttttgttttctgagaaGCAGTATGCCATTTCACAGCACATAGGAGATTAGGGTTAGGGCCTTATTGTTCTCAAATTTCACTTTAATGTCAATTAGGCTAACATTTGGTGGTTGGATACTTGCTAATCCAATTGCAGTCGAGATGGGTTGTTCAGACCAACTGCGTGAGAGTGATTCTATTGTTCCTGACATCCCCACATTGGGGGCATGATTGTGGCTGATGCGTCCTGCCCTCATACAAGGCGGCTGAGTCCTCAGAAGAATCAAAGGTTAGACACTCTGTCTCCTGCCTTTGTCTTCAGCGTCTCATGCCGGCAGAGCAAAGACGCCTGTCTCCAACCTGTGCCCCATCACACAAAAGGCTTCTACATCACTTATTTACAAGCTGACAGCTGTCCCAAATTATGTGATAATGTTTAGGGAGAGCGTCTCCTT
This is a stretch of genomic DNA from Pelmatolapia mariae isolate MD_Pm_ZW linkage group LG16_19, Pm_UMD_F_2, whole genome shotgun sequence. It encodes these proteins:
- the bmp4 gene encoding bone morphogenetic protein 4, coding for MIPGNRMLMVILICQVLLGESNHASLIPEEGKKKVPGLQGRSAAQSHELLRDFEATLLHMFGLRRRPRPSRSATVPRYLLDLYRLQSGEAEEAGAHDIAFEYPERSASRANTVRGFHHEEHMEQLHELDDGGPMPIRFMFNLSSIPEDELLSSAELRLYRHQIDEAIADAISDDQALHRINVYEVLKAPRPGQLITQLLDTRLVCHNSSRWESFDVSPAVLRWTRERLPNYGLAVEVLHLNQTPRHQGQHVRISRSLHQEPGEDWEQLRPLLVTFGHDGKGHPLTRRTKRSPRQRGRKRNRNCRRHALYVDFSDVGWNDWIVAPPGYQAYYCHGECPFPLADHLNSTNHAIVQTLVNSVNNNIPKACCVPTELSAISMLYLDEHDKVVLKNYQEMVVEGCGCR